A region from the Variovorax sp. V93 genome encodes:
- a CDS encoding heme A synthase — MMDTGSLYDLTPVAWLMAAGVLIALGPLLWVWRRNAGAGPARRLHALTVLTLFLTFDLTLFGAFTRLTDSGLGCPDWPGCYGNASPVGARHEIAMAQSAQPTGPVTHSKAWVEMVHRYLATGVGVLILVLAGATWVVRRRQRRAPPAPGDGEHATLSAWWPALTLAWVCLQGAFGALTVTWKLFPAIVTLHLLGAVVLLVLLCIQAVRYRQAAADRLPTAVSPALRNGLIATSALLLLQIALGGWVSTNYAVLACTQFPTCQGSWWPPMNFAQGFEIWRHLGVTGSGVPLDFSALTAIHYVHRLMAYAVFAALGVLAWQLRRTPPLRPQARWLAGLALLQLATGLGNVLLGWPLLAAVLHTGGAAALAVVLTWALCESRRGAAAAFAHDRDKAPGAPHNNQREAAA; from the coding sequence ATGATGGACACCGGCTCGCTCTACGACCTCACCCCCGTCGCCTGGCTGATGGCGGCCGGCGTGCTGATCGCGCTCGGCCCGCTGCTGTGGGTGTGGCGCCGCAACGCGGGCGCCGGACCGGCGCGCCGGCTGCATGCGCTCACTGTGCTGACGCTGTTCCTCACCTTCGACCTCACGCTGTTCGGCGCCTTCACCCGGCTCACCGATTCGGGCCTGGGCTGCCCCGATTGGCCGGGCTGCTACGGCAACGCGAGCCCGGTGGGCGCGCGCCACGAGATCGCCATGGCGCAGTCGGCCCAGCCGACCGGTCCGGTCACGCACAGCAAGGCCTGGGTCGAGATGGTGCACCGCTACCTGGCCACCGGCGTCGGCGTGCTGATCCTCGTGCTTGCGGGCGCCACCTGGGTCGTGCGGCGGCGCCAACGCCGCGCGCCGCCCGCGCCGGGGGACGGCGAGCACGCCACGCTCAGCGCCTGGTGGCCCGCGCTCACGCTGGCCTGGGTCTGCCTGCAGGGCGCGTTCGGCGCGCTCACGGTCACCTGGAAGCTCTTTCCCGCCATCGTCACGCTGCACCTGCTGGGCGCCGTGGTGCTGCTGGTGCTGCTGTGCATCCAGGCGGTGCGCTACCGGCAGGCCGCCGCGGACCGCCTGCCCACGGCCGTGTCGCCCGCGCTGCGCAACGGGCTGATCGCCACCTCGGCCCTGCTGCTGCTGCAGATCGCGCTCGGCGGCTGGGTCAGCACCAACTATGCGGTGCTGGCCTGCACCCAGTTCCCGACCTGCCAGGGCAGTTGGTGGCCGCCAATGAATTTTGCGCAGGGCTTCGAGATCTGGCGTCACCTGGGCGTGACCGGCAGTGGCGTGCCGCTCGATTTTTCCGCGCTCACTGCCATCCACTACGTGCATCGGCTGATGGCGTACGCCGTGTTCGCCGCGCTGGGCGTGCTCGCGTGGCAGCTGCGCCGCACGCCGCCGCTGCGGCCGCAGGCGCGCTGGCTCGCGGGGCTCGCGCTGCTCCAGCTGGCCACGGGCCTGGGCAACGTGCTGCTCGGCTGGCCGCTGCTCGCCGCGGTCCTGCACACCGGGGGCGCTGCGGCGCTGGCCGTGGTGCTGACATGGGCGCTGTGCGAGAGCCGCCGCGGGGCTGCGGCTGCTTTCGCACACGACAGAGACAAGGCGCCCGGCGCCCCACACAACAACCAGAGGGAGGCCGCCGCGTGA
- a CDS encoding SURF1 family protein, with protein MTPEPLHSARPRPRRGRFLVVTLAAVLALSATVSLGRWQLSRAAQKEALQAEIEAQKQKPPLAQAEFLALEAPAGELHRPVRLRGLWLTPQTVYLDNRQMHGVPGFYVLTPFALEGSDQAVMIQRGWVQRNFNDRTQLGAVETPPGIVEVTGLIEPPPGHLFELGKPAAAASAPESAGSSPIRQNLDLEAFRAETKLPLRTDVSLQQVGPASEGLQRDWPAPALGLEKHYGYAFQWFGLSALVVILYVWFQIISPYRRSRRRARDERSL; from the coding sequence GTGACGCCGGAACCCCTTCATTCCGCCCGCCCGAGGCCCAGGCGGGGCCGCTTCCTGGTGGTCACGCTGGCCGCGGTGCTGGCCCTTTCCGCCACAGTGTCGCTGGGCCGCTGGCAGCTGTCGCGCGCCGCGCAGAAAGAGGCGCTGCAGGCCGAGATCGAGGCCCAGAAGCAGAAACCGCCGCTGGCCCAGGCCGAGTTCCTGGCGCTCGAGGCGCCGGCCGGCGAACTGCACCGGCCCGTGCGGCTGCGCGGCCTCTGGCTGACGCCCCAGACGGTCTACCTGGACAACCGTCAGATGCATGGCGTGCCGGGCTTCTACGTGCTGACGCCGTTCGCCCTGGAAGGCAGCGACCAGGCCGTGATGATCCAGCGCGGCTGGGTGCAGCGCAACTTCAACGACCGCACGCAGCTGGGCGCGGTCGAGACGCCGCCGGGCATCGTCGAGGTCACGGGCCTGATCGAGCCGCCGCCGGGCCATTTGTTCGAACTCGGCAAGCCGGCTGCGGCGGCCTCGGCACCGGAATCCGCGGGGTCTTCGCCCATCCGGCAGAATCTCGACCTGGAAGCGTTCCGCGCCGAAACCAAGCTGCCGCTGCGGACCGATGTGTCGCTGCAGCAGGTCGGCCCCGCTTCCGAGGGGTTGCAGCGCGACTGGCCGGCCCCCGCTCTGGGTCTGGAGAAGCACTACGGCTATGCATTCCAGTGGTTCGGGCTTTCGGCCCTCGTGGTCATCCTCTATGTCTGGTTCCAAATCATTTCCCCCTACCGCCGCTCGCGGCGCCGCGCACGCGATGAACGCAGCCTCTGA
- a CDS encoding twin transmembrane helix small protein, with protein sequence MKYFVALVFVGIFASLAFALFYMLKDGRNGRAKSGGMARALTFRIGLSVFLFLCMLLAWKFGYIQPTGLPLGK encoded by the coding sequence ATGAAATATTTCGTCGCCCTGGTTTTCGTGGGCATCTTCGCGAGCCTTGCCTTCGCGCTCTTCTACATGCTGAAAGACGGGCGCAACGGGCGCGCCAAGAGCGGCGGCATGGCGCGCGCGCTCACCTTTCGGATCGGCCTGTCGGTGTTTTTGTTCCTCTGCATGCTGCTGGCCTGGAAATTCGGCTACATCCAGCCCACCGGGCTCCCGCTCGGCAAGTAG
- a CDS encoding cytochrome c oxidase subunit 3 yields the protein MSSTTHGTTPYYFVPGPSAYPVMAATGLFFVILGAGQWINGHQWGAWSLLAGMVAWLATLFVWFRTAIGESESGQYGHKIDLSFRWSMSWFIFSEVMFFGAFFTALWWTRTHSLPALGSLDNALLWPDFKAVWPSVAAGATGSPADIVEPFQTVGPFWLPTINTALLLSSGVTLTIAHHALRAGHRAQTIRFMWLTVLLGVLFLGVQGYEYHHLYTDLNLKLSSGAYGSTFFMLTGFHGLHVFIGMLMLLFITLRLQNGHFTPERHFGFEGAAWYWHFVDVVWLGLYMLVYWL from the coding sequence ATGAGTTCAACCACCCACGGCACCACGCCCTACTACTTTGTGCCCGGGCCGTCCGCCTACCCGGTCATGGCCGCGACCGGCCTGTTCTTCGTGATTCTCGGCGCGGGCCAGTGGATCAACGGCCACCAATGGGGCGCCTGGTCCCTGCTGGCGGGCATGGTCGCGTGGCTCGCCACGCTGTTCGTCTGGTTCCGCACCGCCATCGGCGAAAGCGAAAGCGGCCAGTACGGCCACAAGATCGACCTCTCGTTCCGCTGGAGCATGAGCTGGTTCATCTTCTCCGAAGTGATGTTCTTCGGCGCCTTCTTCACCGCGCTGTGGTGGACCCGCACCCATTCGCTGCCGGCACTCGGCAGCCTCGACAACGCACTGCTCTGGCCCGACTTCAAGGCCGTCTGGCCCAGCGTTGCCGCCGGCGCCACCGGTTCGCCGGCCGACATCGTCGAGCCCTTCCAGACCGTCGGCCCGTTCTGGCTGCCCACGATCAACACCGCGCTGCTGCTGAGCTCGGGCGTGACGCTTACCATTGCCCACCACGCGCTGCGCGCCGGCCATCGTGCCCAGACCATCCGCTTCATGTGGCTCACCGTGCTGCTCGGCGTGCTCTTCCTGGGCGTGCAGGGCTACGAGTACCACCACCTGTACACGGACCTGAACCTCAAGCTCAGCTCCGGTGCCTACGGCTCGACCTTCTTCATGCTGACCGGCTTCCACGGCCTGCATGTGTTCATCGGCATGCTGATGCTGCTGTTCATCACGCTGCGCCTGCAGAACGGCCACTTCACGCCGGAGCGCCATTTCGGCTTCGAGGGCGCGGCCTGGTACTGGCACTTCGTCGACGTGGTGTGGCTCGGCCTCTACATGCTGGTGTACTGGCTTTGA
- a CDS encoding DUF2970 domain-containing protein, with the protein MTAPNTPPKATLWDTVKAVCWSFFGVRKKSAYQDDLAKLNPLHIIAVAFAAVIVFIVGLVLLVRYVVAP; encoded by the coding sequence GTGACCGCGCCGAACACGCCGCCCAAGGCCACGCTGTGGGACACGGTGAAGGCCGTGTGCTGGTCGTTCTTCGGGGTGCGCAAGAAGAGCGCCTACCAGGACGACCTGGCCAAGCTGAACCCGCTGCACATCATCGCGGTGGCCTTTGCCGCGGTCATCGTTTTCATCGTCGGCCTGGTGCTGCTGGTGCGCTACGTGGTTGCGCCCTGA
- a CDS encoding cytochrome c oxidase assembly protein: MSLGERIKRANVRMVGKLAVVTCGMFAFGYALVPLYRAICEMTGINILALNELEVPGGASGGKNVRVPDNTQVDTTRTITVEFDSNVRGGLWDFKPAERTMQVHPGQLNTVLYEFQNVQNRRMAAQAIPSYAPQQAAPYFNKLECFCFNQYTLDPGEKKQWPVAFVIDPKISRDVKTITLSYTFFEVGGKTPAAPVAAVSNAAHEPRS; the protein is encoded by the coding sequence ATGAGCCTCGGTGAACGCATCAAGCGCGCCAATGTCCGCATGGTCGGCAAGCTGGCCGTGGTGACCTGCGGCATGTTCGCGTTCGGCTATGCCCTGGTGCCGCTCTATCGCGCCATCTGCGAAATGACCGGCATCAACATCCTCGCGCTCAACGAGCTCGAGGTGCCGGGCGGCGCGAGCGGCGGCAAGAACGTGCGCGTGCCCGACAACACGCAGGTCGACACCACGCGCACGATCACGGTCGAGTTCGACTCCAACGTGCGCGGCGGCCTCTGGGACTTCAAGCCCGCCGAGCGGACGATGCAGGTGCACCCCGGCCAGCTCAACACCGTGCTCTACGAATTCCAGAACGTGCAGAACCGCCGCATGGCGGCGCAGGCCATTCCGAGCTATGCGCCGCAGCAGGCCGCGCCGTACTTCAACAAGCTGGAGTGCTTCTGCTTCAACCAGTACACGCTCGACCCGGGCGAGAAGAAGCAGTGGCCCGTCGCCTTCGTGATCGACCCGAAGATCTCCAGGGACGTGAAGACCATCACGCTGTCCTACACCTTCTTCGAAGTCGGCGGCAAGACGCCCGCGGCGCCGGTGGCCGCTGTTTCGAATGCTGCCCATGAGCCCCGTTCGTGA
- a CDS encoding cytochrome oxidase small assembly protein yields MTTPEQKRNNRRMGLTLASIAVLFFLGFLVRMIWFGGR; encoded by the coding sequence ATGACCACGCCCGAACAAAAAAGGAACAACCGCCGCATGGGGCTCACGCTGGCCTCCATTGCCGTGCTGTTCTTTCTCGGATTCCTGGTTCGCATGATCTGGTTCGGCGGACGCTGA
- the ctaD gene encoding cytochrome c oxidase subunit I → MSAVLDPHGHAHDGHAHDEHHAAPTGWRRWVFATNHKDIGTLYLLFSFTMLMVGGVLALLIRAELFQPGLQLVNPELFNQFTTMHGLIMVFGAIMPAFVGFANWMIPLQIGASDMAFARMNNFSFWLLIPAALMLVGSFFMPGGAPAAGWTLYAPLTLQMGPSMDAGIFAMHIMGASSIMGSINIIVTILNMRAPGMTLMKMPMFCWTWLITAYLLIAVMPVLAGAITMTLTDRHFGTSFFNPAGGGDPVMYQHIFWFFGHPEVYIMILPAFGIISQIVPAFSRKRLFGYASMVYATSSIAILSFIVWAHHMFTTGMPVTGQLFFMYATMLIAVPTAVKIFNWIATMWQGSMTFETPMLFAVGFIFVFTMGGFTGLILAIAPIDIQLQDTYYVVAHFHYVLVAGSLYAMFAGYYYWAPKWTGVMYNETRGKIHFWWSLISFNVTFFPMHFLGLAGMPRRYADYPMQFADFNAVASVGAFAFGLAQVYFFFFIVLPTMLGKGEKAAQKPWEAAEGLEWEVPSPAPFHTFENPPKLDATATKVIG, encoded by the coding sequence ATGAGTGCAGTCCTCGACCCCCACGGTCACGCCCACGACGGCCACGCACACGACGAGCACCACGCAGCGCCCACCGGCTGGCGCCGCTGGGTGTTTGCCACCAACCACAAGGACATCGGCACGCTCTACCTGCTGTTCAGCTTCACCATGCTGATGGTTGGCGGCGTGCTTGCGCTGCTGATCCGCGCCGAGCTGTTCCAGCCCGGCCTGCAACTGGTGAACCCCGAACTGTTCAACCAGTTCACCACCATGCACGGCCTGATCATGGTGTTCGGCGCCATCATGCCGGCCTTCGTCGGCTTCGCGAACTGGATGATCCCGCTGCAGATCGGCGCATCCGACATGGCGTTCGCGCGCATGAACAACTTCAGCTTCTGGCTGCTGATCCCCGCCGCGCTGATGCTCGTGGGCTCGTTCTTCATGCCCGGCGGCGCGCCCGCCGCGGGCTGGACGCTCTACGCACCGCTCACGCTGCAGATGGGCCCTTCGATGGACGCCGGCATCTTCGCGATGCACATCATGGGCGCCTCGTCGATCATGGGCTCGATCAACATCATCGTCACCATCCTGAACATGCGCGCCCCCGGCATGACGCTCATGAAGATGCCGATGTTCTGCTGGACCTGGCTCATCACCGCCTACCTGCTGATCGCCGTGATGCCCGTGCTCGCCGGCGCCATCACCATGACGCTGACCGACCGCCACTTCGGCACCAGCTTCTTCAACCCCGCCGGCGGCGGCGACCCGGTGATGTACCAGCACATCTTCTGGTTCTTCGGTCACCCCGAGGTCTACATCATGATCTTGCCGGCCTTCGGCATCATCAGCCAGATCGTGCCGGCGTTCTCGCGCAAGCGGCTGTTCGGCTACGCCTCGATGGTGTACGCCACCTCGTCGATCGCGATCCTGTCGTTCATCGTCTGGGCGCACCACATGTTCACGACCGGCATGCCGGTCACGGGCCAGTTGTTCTTCATGTACGCGACCATGCTGATCGCAGTGCCCACGGCTGTGAAGATCTTCAACTGGATCGCCACCATGTGGCAGGGCTCGATGACCTTCGAAACCCCGATGCTGTTCGCGGTGGGCTTCATCTTCGTGTTCACGATGGGCGGTTTCACCGGCCTCATCCTGGCCATCGCCCCGATCGACATCCAGCTGCAGGACACCTACTACGTGGTGGCCCACTTCCACTACGTGCTCGTGGCCGGTTCGCTCTATGCCATGTTCGCGGGCTACTACTACTGGGCACCCAAGTGGACCGGCGTGATGTACAACGAAACGCGCGGCAAGATCCACTTCTGGTGGTCGCTGATCTCGTTCAACGTCACCTTCTTCCCGATGCACTTCCTCGGCCTGGCGGGCATGCCGCGCCGCTATGCCGACTACCCGATGCAGTTCGCCGACTTCAACGCGGTGGCTTCGGTGGGTGCGTTCGCCTTCGGTCTCGCGCAGGTGTACTTCTTCTTCTTCATCGTGCTGCCGACCATGCTCGGCAAGGGCGAGAAGGCAGCGCAGAAGCCCTGGGAAGCGGCTGAAGGCCTCGAGTGGGAAGTGCCGTCGCCGGCGCCCTTCCACACCTTCGAGAACCCGCCCAAGCTCGATGCGACCGCCACCAAGGTGATCGGCTGA
- the coxB gene encoding cytochrome c oxidase subunit II, with translation MKSIWRNKYRPANLLLAAGAAFSGAAHAVNDLPGGPSVRQLNLPLGVTKIAQEQHFLHTVMMILCTVIFVAVFAVMFYSIWKHRKSVGHKAANFHESVVVEVIWTIVPFIIVIVMALPATKVLVAQKDTTNADLTIKTTGYQWKWGYDYLNGEGEGLAFISTLDSSQRAMSDAGAKGAMPDDYLFKVDNPLVVPVQKKVRIITTANDVIHAFAVPQLGIKQDAIPGFVRDTWFRAETVGDYYGQCQELCGKEHAYMPIHVKVVSAADYTAWVDGKRKEAAAKLDDPGKVWALPEMLTRGEKVYAANCAACHQANGKGAGPIKPLDASPKVLDADHKVQLMVLLNGQNNGAMPSWKQLSDTDLAAVATYTKNSWSNKTGQLVQPAEVLALRGK, from the coding sequence ATGAAGAGCATTTGGCGCAATAAGTACAGGCCGGCGAATCTGTTGCTGGCGGCCGGCGCGGCTTTCAGCGGCGCGGCGCACGCAGTCAACGATCTGCCCGGCGGTCCGTCGGTGCGCCAGCTGAATCTTCCGCTGGGCGTCACCAAGATTGCGCAGGAACAGCATTTCCTGCATACGGTGATGATGATCCTGTGCACGGTCATCTTCGTTGCCGTGTTCGCGGTCATGTTCTATTCGATATGGAAGCACCGCAAGTCGGTCGGCCACAAGGCGGCCAACTTCCATGAATCGGTGGTGGTCGAGGTCATCTGGACCATCGTGCCCTTCATCATCGTGATCGTGATGGCGCTGCCCGCCACCAAGGTACTGGTGGCCCAGAAGGACACCACCAACGCCGACCTCACCATCAAGACCACCGGCTACCAGTGGAAGTGGGGCTACGACTACCTGAACGGCGAAGGCGAGGGCCTGGCCTTCATCTCCACGCTCGACAGCTCGCAGCGCGCCATGTCCGACGCCGGCGCCAAGGGTGCCATGCCCGACGACTACCTCTTCAAGGTCGACAACCCGCTGGTGGTGCCGGTCCAGAAGAAGGTCCGCATCATCACCACTGCCAACGACGTGATCCACGCGTTTGCCGTGCCCCAGCTGGGCATCAAGCAGGACGCGATTCCCGGCTTCGTGCGCGACACCTGGTTCCGCGCCGAGACCGTGGGCGACTACTACGGCCAGTGCCAGGAACTCTGCGGCAAGGAACACGCCTACATGCCGATCCACGTGAAGGTGGTCTCGGCTGCCGACTACACGGCCTGGGTCGATGGCAAGCGCAAGGAAGCCGCGGCCAAGCTCGACGATCCAGGCAAGGTCTGGGCCCTGCCCGAGATGCTGACGCGCGGCGAGAAGGTCTATGCTGCCAACTGCGCGGCCTGCCATCAGGCCAACGGCAAGGGCGCCGGCCCGATCAAGCCTCTGGACGCCAGCCCCAAGGTGCTCGATGCGGACCACAAGGTGCAGCTGATGGTGCTGCTCAACGGCCAGAACAACGGTGCGATGCCCTCCTGGAAGCAGCTGAGCGACACCGACCTCGCGGCCGTCGCCACCTACACCAAGAACAGCTGGTCGAACAAGACGGGCCAGCTGGTGCAGCCGGCCGAAGTTCTGGCCCTGCGCGGCAAGTGA
- a CDS encoding DUF2244 domain-containing protein has translation MSNSVFRFATVSGQNIHWFLKRNCSVTPSQLGWLYASLCVVSLGIGAVFWMLGAPLVLPFAWLELAAVGFAFMLYARHATDGERIALQGGRLVVELENGGDYERTEFLPHQVRIEPQASDRSLIEVSGQGRSVRVGRYVRPELRAALAREIRMALRGA, from the coding sequence GTGTCGAATTCCGTGTTTCGTTTTGCCACCGTTTCAGGCCAGAACATCCACTGGTTCCTGAAGCGCAACTGCTCGGTGACGCCGAGCCAGCTGGGCTGGCTCTACGCCTCGCTGTGCGTGGTATCGCTCGGTATCGGCGCGGTCTTCTGGATGCTCGGTGCGCCGCTGGTTCTGCCTTTTGCCTGGCTCGAACTGGCCGCGGTGGGTTTCGCGTTCATGCTGTACGCACGGCACGCAACCGATGGAGAACGGATTGCGCTGCAGGGCGGCCGGCTGGTGGTGGAGCTCGAGAACGGTGGAGACTACGAGCGCACGGAATTTCTGCCGCACCAGGTGCGGATCGAACCGCAGGCCAGCGATCGTTCGCTGATCGAGGTCTCGGGTCAGGGTCGATCGGTCAGGGTGGGGCGCTATGTACGCCCGGAGTTGCGAGCCGCATTGGCGCGCGAGATTCGCATGGCGTTGCGTGGCGCCTGA